Proteins encoded in a region of the Flavobacteriaceae bacterium HL-DH10 genome:
- a CDS encoding CDP-alcohol phosphatidyltransferase family protein, translated as MNKYIPNALTLLNLFCGSIAVIFAVNNNFVTAALFVFLGIFFDFFDGFAARKLNVQSALGVQLDSLADLVTSGLVPGIVMYKLLELSDRSWTAINFINDSSLSFREISLFPLFGLAITLASAYRLAKFNIDEEQQTYFKGLPTPANTLLIIALPLIIEFQNSDAINTIILNKWFLIVVTILSCYLLNSNIKLFALKFKDYSFKNNGTRYIFILLCLVLLIVLQFAAIPIIILLYIFMSVLDNLTSK; from the coding sequence ATGAACAAATATATTCCGAATGCATTAACCCTTTTAAATCTTTTCTGCGGAAGTATAGCAGTTATATTTGCGGTTAATAATAATTTTGTAACCGCTGCTTTGTTTGTGTTTTTAGGCATTTTTTTCGATTTCTTTGATGGTTTTGCTGCTCGAAAATTGAATGTTCAAAGTGCATTGGGTGTTCAGTTGGATTCTTTAGCGGATCTGGTAACTAGCGGATTGGTACCAGGTATAGTTATGTATAAACTTCTAGAATTATCTGATAGAAGTTGGACTGCGATAAATTTTATAAATGACTCCAGTTTGAGTTTTAGAGAAATTTCGCTTTTTCCTCTTTTTGGTTTAGCTATAACCTTGGCATCAGCATACAGGTTAGCAAAATTTAATATAGATGAAGAGCAACAAACTTATTTTAAAGGCTTGCCAACTCCAGCAAATACATTACTTATAATAGCATTACCACTAATAATAGAATTTCAAAATAGTGATGCAATAAATACTATTATTCTTAATAAATGGTTTTTAATTGTAGTGACTATTTTAAGCTGTTACCTTTTAAATTCAAACATTAAACTATTCGCTTTAAAATTTAAAGATTATAGTTTTAAAAATAACGGCACTAGATATATTTTTATTTTATTGTGTTTGGTGTTATTAATAGTATTACAATTTGCAGCTATTCCAATCATTATATTACTTTATATATTCATGTCTGTTCTAGACAATTTAACATCGAAATAA